A window of the Brassica oleracea var. oleracea cultivar TO1000 chromosome C1, BOL, whole genome shotgun sequence genome harbors these coding sequences:
- the LOC106335622 gene encoding uncharacterized protein LOC106335622 produces the protein MPTKRELDKAICKKAFDKITLEMPLSDAVKVSPSIKKYVKDMVSNSFPVAERSVMMVSEEVSEIIQGETPIKRPDPGSFVLDCNIWNKNFPRSLCDLGSSVNLMPHSVAISLGYDKFKPTKITLVLANRSVRLPEGLPDDVPIGINDCHDPTDFVVLKYQNEPKDPLILGRPFLATAGAIIDVKEGRICLNIGNIPMTFDMDKLIRRP, from the coding sequence ATGCCGACTAAGCGAGAGTTAGATAAAGCGATCTGCAAGAAGGCATTCGATAAGATCACTTTGGAAATGCCGTTGAGTGATGCCGTAAAAGTATCTCCTTCAATAAAAAAATATGTAAAAGATATGGTATCTAACAGCTTTCCAGTCGCTGAGCGTAGCGTTATGATGGTTTCAGAGGAAGTAAGTGAAATAATCCAAGGCGAAACTCCGATCAAGAGACCCGATCCAGGCAGCTTTGTTTTAGATTGCAATATATGGAATAAAAATTTTCCTCGATCCCTTTGTGACCTAGGTTCGAGCGTGAACCTCATGCCGCATTCTGTCGCGATATCCCTAGGATACGACAAGTTCAAACCTACCAAAATAACTTTGGTTCTGGCCAATAGATCCGTTAGATTACCTGAGGGATTGCCTGACGACGTGCCAATAGGAATTAACGATTGTCACGACCCAACAGATTTCGTGGTGCTGAAATACCAGAATGAACCAAAGGATCCCCTTATTTTGGGTAGACCATTCCTAGCTACAGCAGGTGCGATAATCGATGTCAAAGAGGGTAGAATATGTCTAAACATTGGAAACATTCCGATGACTTTCGACATGGATAAGCTGATAAGACGACCTTGA